In one Sulfitobacter sp. LCG007 genomic region, the following are encoded:
- a CDS encoding UbiH/UbiF family hydroxylase, translating into MPHETCDIVICGGGIAGLAAAAAFGSAGFRVICVDPARPVTDAGAEGADLRTTAMLQPARDLLEAAGLWERLAPHAAALRIMRIVDAGDGAGRPQALRDFDSADISDSPFGWNFPNWLLRREMVARIGALENVDFRPGLSATGLFTRTGEARVTLSDGVELRARLVIAADGRGSPMRLAAGIPVTTRRFGQKALAFAVSHPIPHDGVSTEIHRSGGPFTLVPLPDRDGMPSSAVVWMEDGPEAQRLAALDVAGFEAAASARSCHLLGPLTLVSRRSLWPIISQQAARLSAERLALVAEAAHVMPPIGAQGLNMSLADIATLLDLARKRPDDLGGSEMLDAYHRARIGDIRLRVEGVSLLNRASQASNPALRGARALGLDLLHGSAPLRQRLMRLGLGLR; encoded by the coding sequence ATGCCTCATGAAACCTGCGACATCGTCATATGCGGCGGGGGCATCGCCGGCCTCGCCGCCGCCGCCGCATTCGGCAGCGCGGGCTTTCGGGTGATCTGCGTCGACCCGGCGCGACCCGTGACCGACGCCGGGGCCGAGGGCGCCGATCTGCGCACCACCGCGATGCTTCAGCCCGCACGGGATCTGCTCGAGGCTGCCGGGCTCTGGGAGCGGCTGGCGCCCCATGCGGCGGCGCTCAGGATCATGCGGATCGTGGATGCAGGCGACGGGGCGGGCAGGCCACAGGCGCTGCGCGACTTCGATTCCGCCGACATATCCGACAGTCCCTTCGGCTGGAATTTTCCGAACTGGCTCCTGCGCCGCGAAATGGTCGCCCGCATCGGCGCTCTGGAGAATGTCGATTTCCGCCCCGGACTTTCGGCCACGGGCCTCTTCACCCGCACCGGCGAGGCGCGTGTCACGCTCTCGGACGGTGTCGAGCTGCGCGCGCGGCTGGTGATCGCCGCGGACGGGCGCGGATCGCCCATGCGACTGGCGGCGGGCATTCCGGTCACCACCCGCCGCTTCGGCCAGAAGGCTCTTGCCTTTGCTGTCAGCCACCCGATCCCCCATGACGGGGTCTCGACCGAAATCCACCGCTCGGGCGGTCCCTTCACCCTCGTACCTCTGCCCGACCGCGACGGAATGCCCTCGTCCGCCGTGGTCTGGATGGAGGATGGCCCCGAGGCGCAGCGGCTCGCAGCGCTCGATGTCGCCGGTTTCGAGGCGGCGGCCAGTGCGCGCAGCTGCCACCTTCTGGGACCGCTCACGCTGGTCTCGCGCCGTTCGCTCTGGCCCATCATCAGCCAGCAGGCGGCACGGCTTTCGGCCGAGCGCCTGGCCCTCGTGGCCGAGGCCGCCCATGTGATGCCGCCGATCGGAGCGCAGGGGCTGAACATGAGCCTTGCCGATATCGCGACGCTGCTCGACCTGGCCCGGAAACGGCCCGACGATCTGGGCGGCAGCGAGATGCTGGACGCCTATCATCGCGCGCGGATCGGCGACATCCGCCTGAGGGTCGAAGGCGTTTCGCTGCTGAACCGCGCGAGCCAGGCGTCCAATCCCGCCCTGCGCGGCGCCCGGGCCCTTGGCCTCGACCTGCTGCACGGATCGGCGCCCCTTCGCCAGCGTCTGATGCGCCTCGGACTAGGCCTGCGCTAG
- a CDS encoding pyrimidine 5'-nucleotidase codes for MPRDRFAHVDTWVFDLDQTLYHPSARLFDLIEVRMTAYVMEALGVPRDEADRLRAHYWRTYGTTLAGLMREHDVDPAPYLTHVHDIPMTSLAPDPDLARRIGALPGRRIVYTNGSGPYAERVLKARGLTGVFDAVYGVEHAGFHPKPDHAAFSAVFDADGLDPTRAAMFEDDPRNLLVPHAMGMQTVHVHEIRAEGAHIHHHAPELGAFLARLTG; via the coding sequence ATGCCACGCGACCGCTTCGCCCATGTAGACACCTGGGTCTTCGACCTCGACCAGACGCTCTACCATCCCTCGGCGCGGCTCTTCGATCTGATCGAGGTCCGCATGACCGCCTATGTCATGGAGGCGCTCGGAGTGCCCCGCGACGAGGCGGACCGGCTGCGCGCGCATTACTGGCGTACCTACGGCACGACGCTGGCCGGTCTGATGCGCGAACATGATGTCGACCCGGCACCCTATCTGACGCATGTGCACGACATCCCCATGACCTCGCTCGCCCCCGATCCCGATCTCGCGCGCCGCATTGGCGCGCTGCCCGGCCGGCGCATCGTCTACACCAATGGAAGCGGCCCCTATGCGGAACGGGTCCTGAAGGCACGCGGGCTCACCGGGGTCTTCGACGCGGTCTACGGCGTCGAGCATGCGGGGTTCCACCCAAAGCCGGATCACGCCGCCTTCTCGGCCGTCTTTGACGCAGACGGGCTCGATCCGACACGTGCGGCGATGTTCGAGGACGATCCGCGCAACCTTCTCGTGCCCCACGCGATGGGAATGCAGACCGTCCACGTGCACGAGATCCGAGCCGAGGGGGCGCATATCCACCACCACGCCCCCGAGCTCGGCGCCTTTCTCGCCCGGCTGACAGGGTGA
- a CDS encoding GntR family transcriptional regulator: MALQKPQQADAYSLILEAIDAGHYRPGDRLVESELADRFGVSRTPIREALQRLETQSLLARDGRSLIVASLDHNQMAELYVVRRELEGLAARLAARHATEEEVRVLRQMVEEDNALTENPSALSRANRRFHQQIHLASHNRFLVQQLDLVHRSMALMATTSLAAEGRGKGAQAEHDAIVRAIEARDETAADAALRAHISAAFVTRLRLDAMRRQQDA, translated from the coding sequence ATGGCGCTGCAGAAACCCCAGCAGGCGGATGCCTATTCGCTGATCCTCGAGGCGATCGATGCGGGCCACTACCGCCCCGGCGACCGTCTGGTCGAGAGCGAGTTGGCCGACCGCTTCGGCGTGTCGCGCACCCCGATCCGGGAGGCGTTGCAGCGGCTCGAGACCCAGTCGCTGCTGGCGCGCGACGGGCGCAGCCTGATCGTGGCCTCGCTCGATCACAATCAGATGGCCGAACTTTATGTCGTGCGGCGCGAACTCGAGGGGCTGGCCGCGCGTCTCGCGGCGCGTCACGCGACCGAGGAAGAGGTGCGCGTGCTGCGTCAGATGGTCGAGGAGGACAACGCCCTCACCGAGAATCCGTCGGCCCTGTCGCGCGCCAACCGCCGCTTCCACCAGCAGATCCATCTGGCCTCGCACAACCGCTTCCTGGTCCAGCAGCTGGATCTTGTGCATCGCTCGATGGCGCTGATGGCCACGACGTCGCTGGCCGCGGAGGGGCGGGGCAAGGGGGCGCAGGCGGAACATGACGCCATCGTGCGCGCCATCGAGGCCCGCGACGAGACGGCGGCGGATGCAGCGCTTCGGGCGCATATTTCCGCGGCCTTCGTCACGCGGCTGCGTCTGGACGCGATGCGGCGTCAGCAGGACGCCTAG
- a CDS encoding glycosyltransferase: protein MDDLLVRIPDTEPALPHKPLGRHLLDAGLIGQGELAQALHMQRFVDAPLGEIMVSEGLVRKEDVLGALCRQSGLPRVDLDKDPPSIGIARRIPAAICLAHGALPWRDLEGKLYMATSRPLDFDRLREALGRTDLAPVMADDAQIKAHLSRIYGQELAAKAALRVPAPESCRDWGNRHGRRLLTGAGIFAGLGAAIAIAPLWTVTLAMLWAVLTLVMTTGLKAASLYSHLMDSDSAADLPDAGRVLPFRLPRVSVLVPLLEEKEIAGALIERLSRLTYPKSLLEVVLVLEEGDKVTQQTIERTSLPSWMSVVKVPEAGGLTTKPRALNYALDFCAGSIVGVWDAEDWPEADQIERVVMRFNAAPYNVACLQGRLDYYNARTNWISRCFAIEYAIWWRIMLPGLARLGFVIPLGGTTLYFRRDILERLGGWDAHNVTEDADLGLRLARHGYVAELLPTVTREEATCTPWAWVRQRSRWLKGFLVTYLVHMRRPGQLYRELGPLRFLGVQTMFLATFSQFACAPLLWSLWLLPLGGDHPVALTLGWGVVTAFSVLFVAAEALNMAMGFVACSRREHRHLLAFVPTMMLYFTLGALAAYKALWEVLRAPFYWDKTRHGVSPPGGHAGG from the coding sequence ATGGACGATCTGCTGGTGCGGATCCCGGACACCGAGCCGGCGCTTCCGCACAAGCCGCTGGGACGGCATCTTCTCGACGCCGGGCTGATCGGTCAGGGCGAGCTAGCGCAGGCCCTTCACATGCAGCGCTTCGTGGATGCTCCCCTGGGCGAGATCATGGTTTCCGAGGGCCTGGTGCGAAAGGAAGACGTGCTTGGCGCGCTGTGCCGCCAGTCCGGACTTCCCCGTGTCGACCTCGACAAGGATCCGCCGTCCATCGGGATCGCGCGGCGCATTCCGGCCGCGATCTGCCTCGCCCATGGTGCGCTGCCATGGCGCGATCTCGAGGGCAAACTCTATATGGCGACAAGCCGGCCGCTCGATTTCGACCGCCTGCGGGAAGCGCTTGGGCGCACCGACCTCGCGCCGGTCATGGCCGACGACGCGCAGATAAAGGCGCACCTCAGCCGGATCTACGGACAGGAACTTGCTGCCAAGGCCGCCCTGCGGGTGCCTGCGCCGGAAAGCTGCCGTGACTGGGGAAACCGCCACGGCAGACGGTTGCTGACAGGTGCGGGCATCTTCGCGGGGCTCGGCGCGGCGATCGCGATCGCTCCCCTCTGGACCGTCACGCTGGCCATGCTCTGGGCGGTTCTGACACTGGTGATGACCACCGGGCTGAAGGCCGCCTCGCTCTACAGCCACCTCATGGATTCCGACAGCGCAGCGGACCTGCCGGATGCGGGCCGCGTCCTGCCCTTCCGGCTGCCCCGGGTGTCGGTCCTGGTACCCCTGCTGGAGGAAAAGGAAATCGCCGGCGCGCTGATCGAGCGGCTGTCGCGCCTGACCTATCCCAAATCGCTGCTCGAGGTCGTGCTCGTGCTCGAGGAAGGCGACAAGGTCACGCAGCAGACCATCGAACGCACCAGCCTGCCCAGCTGGATGAGCGTCGTGAAGGTGCCCGAGGCGGGCGGGCTGACCACCAAGCCGCGTGCGCTCAACTATGCTCTCGACTTCTGCGCCGGCAGCATCGTGGGCGTCTGGGATGCCGAGGACTGGCCCGAGGCCGACCAGATCGAACGCGTCGTCATGCGCTTCAATGCCGCGCCCTACAACGTGGCCTGCCTGCAGGGACGGCTCGACTATTACAACGCCAGAACGAACTGGATCTCGCGCTGCTTCGCGATCGAATACGCCATATGGTGGCGCATCATGCTGCCGGGGCTCGCCCGACTGGGCTTCGTGATACCACTTGGGGGCACCACACTCTATTTCCGCCGCGACATTCTCGAAAGGCTGGGCGGCTGGGACGCGCATAACGTGACCGAAGATGCCGATCTCGGCCTGCGCCTGGCCCGCCATGGATATGTCGCCGAACTTCTCCCGACAGTGACCCGCGAAGAAGCGACCTGCACGCCCTGGGCGTGGGTGCGTCAGAGGTCTCGCTGGCTGAAAGGGTTTCTCGTCACCTATCTCGTGCACATGCGTCGCCCCGGGCAGCTCTATCGCGAACTCGGGCCGCTTCGTTTTCTGGGCGTCCAGACCATGTTTCTGGCCACGTTCTCGCAATTCGCCTGCGCCCCCCTGCTCTGGTCGCTCTGGCTCCTCCCGCTCGGGGGCGACCACCCCGTTGCCCTGACGCTGGGCTGGGGTGTCGTGACGGCCTTCTCGGTCCTGTTCGTCGCCGCGGAGGCGCTGAACATGGCGATGGGCTTCGTCGCCTGCTCGCGGCGCGAGCATCGGCATCTGCTGGCCTTCGTCCCGACCATGATGCTCTATTTCACCCTCGGCGCACTGGCCGCCTACAAGGCGCTGTGGGAAGTGCTCAGGGCGCCGTTCTACTGGGACAAGACGCGCCATGGCGTTTCGCCCCCGGGCGGTCATGCGGGCGGCTAG
- a CDS encoding efflux RND transporter permease subunit, protein MASGTAVFVRRPILAFVLSALIVLAGLAGLFGAEIRELPNVDRPVVTVTTEFSGASPETVDQELTGRIEGAVGRVSGVRAISSNSRYGRSRVTVEFEENVNIDVAATDIRDAVSRIVNQLPDDAETPEIVKADANAEPIMRIAVTSSGRSPQDLTRIVEERIEDRLISINGVADLQIYGKREPIFRVDLDPLELASRGLSLADLRNALSDVAYDSPAGDLAGERQSINVRTTATVATAEAFEALKIAQDVTVGDVADVTLGPAPNETVLRANGSLGMGMGVIRQATSNTLEISAAVRDVVAELNRTLPEDVEIFVTSDDATFIQGSIDEVAKTLGIAVLIVVAVIYVFLRDIRATLIPALTLPVALVGTLAAIWLVGFSINILTLLALVLATGMVVDDAIVVLENIVRRRGEGLGLRAAAVLGTQQVFFAVVSTTATLAAVFVPLSFLPGQAGGLFREFGFTLAIAVLLSSVVALTLCPMLASRLLRPAPQKPARGPMVWLGARLGGLYASTLRAALAVPFTVVLVALLVSFTAYLVSGGIRQELTPSEDRAVALLRVTAPQGVSLEYTTAKMREIEDSVQSLRDAGEITSIFSITGFGAENRGFMVFTLANWSDRARSQQDIVGDINQRLGRIIGVRAFAIQPNSLGIRGAGRGLSFAVTGDSYAQLAEVADTLVARLQENPAMGQVRLEYETTQPQIFIEIDRARASDLGIDITGLGEGLRAVLDGNSIGSVFIDDTSYDVQMLSTADPVNDPGDLENIFVQTGSGQMVPMSSFVRLEERPVAPELDREGQNRSVEISAGLTPELSLGDALAEVERIGAEVLAEQNRIVPLAEAATLDQTNSGMIVTFGFAILVVFLVLSAQFESFVSAVIVMATVPIGLACAVFALLFTGLSLNVYSQIGFVMLIGIMAKNGILIVEFADQLRNAGKSVREAIYEASTVRLRPVMMTMVSTVFGGVPLILSAGAGAEARVALGWVIVGGLGLATLSTLYLTPVAYLLLAVLSRPRAAEEQRLARELEEAGASA, encoded by the coding sequence ATGGCGTCGGGAACAGCGGTCTTCGTGCGCCGCCCGATCCTGGCCTTCGTGCTCAGCGCCCTGATCGTGCTTGCCGGACTCGCCGGGCTTTTCGGCGCCGAGATCCGCGAGCTTCCCAACGTCGACCGTCCCGTCGTCACCGTCACCACCGAATTCTCCGGCGCATCCCCCGAGACCGTGGATCAGGAGCTGACCGGACGGATCGAGGGCGCGGTCGGGCGGGTGTCCGGCGTCCGCGCCATCTCGTCGAACTCGCGCTACGGGCGCAGCCGGGTCACGGTGGAATTCGAGGAGAACGTCAATATCGACGTGGCGGCCACCGACATCCGCGACGCGGTCTCGCGCATCGTGAACCAGCTGCCCGACGACGCCGAAACGCCCGAGATCGTCAAGGCAGACGCCAATGCCGAGCCGATCATGCGCATCGCCGTCACCTCTTCCGGGCGATCGCCGCAGGATCTCACCCGGATCGTGGAAGAGCGGATCGAAGACCGTCTGATCTCGATCAACGGCGTCGCGGATCTGCAGATCTACGGCAAGCGCGAGCCCATCTTCCGCGTCGATCTCGATCCGCTCGAGCTGGCGAGCCGCGGGCTTTCGCTGGCCGATCTGCGCAATGCGCTGAGCGACGTCGCCTACGATTCACCCGCCGGCGATCTGGCGGGAGAACGCCAGTCCATCAACGTGCGCACGACGGCCACCGTCGCCACGGCCGAGGCATTCGAGGCACTGAAGATCGCCCAGGACGTCACGGTCGGCGACGTGGCCGATGTGACCCTCGGCCCCGCACCGAACGAGACCGTGCTTCGGGCGAACGGCAGCCTCGGCATGGGCATGGGTGTCATCCGGCAGGCGACCTCGAACACGCTCGAGATCTCGGCAGCCGTGCGCGACGTGGTCGCCGAGCTCAACCGGACGCTGCCCGAGGACGTCGAGATATTCGTCACGTCCGACGACGCGACCTTCATCCAGGGTTCGATCGACGAGGTGGCAAAGACGCTGGGCATCGCGGTGCTGATCGTGGTCGCCGTCATCTACGTCTTCCTGCGCGACATCCGCGCGACCCTGATCCCCGCCCTTACGCTGCCCGTGGCCCTGGTTGGCACGCTGGCCGCGATCTGGCTGGTCGGCTTCTCGATCAACATCCTCACCCTTCTCGCGCTTGTGCTGGCCACCGGCATGGTTGTCGACGACGCCATCGTGGTCCTCGAGAACATCGTGCGCCGCCGCGGCGAGGGGCTCGGCCTCAGGGCGGCCGCCGTCCTCGGCACGCAGCAGGTCTTCTTCGCTGTCGTCAGCACTACCGCAACGCTGGCCGCCGTCTTCGTGCCCCTGTCCTTCCTGCCCGGTCAGGCCGGCGGGCTCTTTCGCGAGTTCGGCTTCACGCTCGCCATCGCGGTCCTGCTCTCCTCGGTCGTCGCCCTGACACTGTGCCCCATGCTCGCCAGCCGCCTGCTGCGCCCGGCACCGCAGAAACCGGCGCGCGGACCGATGGTGTGGCTGGGCGCGCGTCTCGGCGGGCTTTACGCGTCCACGCTGCGCGCCGCCCTTGCGGTGCCGTTCACCGTCGTGCTTGTCGCCCTGCTCGTGTCGTTCACCGCCTATCTGGTCTCGGGCGGCATCCGACAGGAGCTGACCCCGTCCGAAGACCGCGCCGTGGCGCTGCTGCGCGTCACCGCGCCACAGGGAGTCTCGCTGGAATACACCACCGCCAAGATGCGCGAGATCGAGGACTCGGTGCAGTCGCTGCGTGACGCCGGCGAGATCACCAGCATCTTCTCGATCACGGGATTCGGGGCCGAGAACCGCGGCTTCATGGTCTTCACCCTCGCCAACTGGAGCGACCGCGCGCGCTCGCAGCAGGATATCGTAGGCGACATCAACCAGCGCCTCGGGCGGATCATCGGCGTGCGCGCCTTCGCGATCCAGCCCAATTCGCTGGGCATCCGCGGGGCGGGCCGCGGTCTCAGCTTTGCCGTGACCGGAGACAGCTATGCCCAGCTCGCCGAGGTCGCGGATACGCTGGTAGCGCGCCTGCAGGAAAATCCGGCGATGGGTCAGGTGCGGCTGGAATACGAGACCACCCAGCCGCAGATCTTCATCGAGATCGACCGCGCCCGGGCGTCCGACCTCGGCATCGACATCACCGGGCTCGGCGAGGGATTGCGGGCCGTGCTTGACGGCAATTCCATCGGGTCGGTGTTCATCGACGATACCAGCTACGACGTGCAGATGCTTTCGACCGCGGATCCGGTGAACGACCCGGGCGACCTCGAGAACATCTTCGTGCAGACCGGCAGCGGGCAGATGGTCCCGATGTCGAGCTTCGTGCGGCTTGAGGAACGCCCCGTCGCGCCCGAACTGGATCGCGAGGGCCAGAACCGGTCGGTCGAGATCTCCGCCGGGCTGACGCCGGAGCTGTCGCTCGGCGATGCCCTGGCAGAGGTCGAACGTATCGGCGCCGAGGTCCTGGCCGAACAGAACCGCATCGTGCCGCTGGCCGAGGCCGCGACGCTTGACCAGACGAACTCGGGCATGATCGTGACATTCGGTTTCGCCATCCTCGTGGTCTTTCTCGTTCTCTCGGCGCAGTTCGAAAGCTTCGTGTCCGCCGTCATCGTCATGGCCACCGTGCCCATCGGTCTGGCCTGCGCCGTCTTCGCCCTGCTCTTCACAGGGCTCAGCCTCAACGTCTACAGCCAGATCGGCTTTGTCATGCTGATCGGCATCATGGCGAAGAACGGCATTCTGATCGTCGAATTCGCCGACCAGCTCCGCAATGCCGGAAAGTCGGTGCGCGAGGCGATCTACGAGGCGTCGACGGTGCGCCTGCGCCCGGTGATGATGACGATGGTTTCCACCGTGTTCGGGGGCGTGCCCCTGATCCTGTCCGCCGGTGCCGGCGCCGAGGCGCGGGTCGCGCTTGGCTGGGTCATCGTCGGAGGGCTCGGCCTCGCGACGCTCTCGACGCTCTATCTCACCCCTGTCGCCTACCTGCTGCTTGCAGTTCTGTCCAGGCCACGGGCGGCCGAGGAACAGCGACTCGCCCGCGAGCTGGAAGAGGCAGGCGCCTCCGCCTGA
- a CDS encoding efflux RND transporter periplasmic adaptor subunit → MSLLRQALLSLAVLALALFVWISYVPAALPLLDRIGALKLLGIDPSSRAGSEEEAAASRERADGGGAIPVIVSQVLERTVADRVTAIGDGRALRSVTVRSEAVGRITEIALEPGSRVEAGDVIVRLDDEAESIAEERARIMLENARDEADRITRLEDTGAVTEVRAREAQLALRTAELELRQTRFDLEQRRILAPISGWVGIVDVEVGDRIAAQEAIVTITDRSRILIDFRVPERVIGQMRPRMPVEVTPLGIRDLTLQGEISAIDTIVDRASRTLRVQGSVNNDEDRLRVGMAFSVALTFPGETLRAVDPLALQWASDGAFVWAVRDGAAQRVNVRIRQRNSDIVLVEGDLAHGELVVTEGVQNLRPGAQVAIEGQSEARQVGLPTSRL, encoded by the coding sequence ATGTCCCTCCTGCGCCAAGCCCTCCTCAGCCTCGCGGTTCTGGCGCTCGCGCTCTTCGTCTGGATATCCTACGTTCCCGCCGCCCTGCCGCTTCTGGACCGGATCGGCGCGCTGAAACTCCTCGGCATCGATCCGTCCTCGCGCGCCGGATCAGAGGAAGAGGCGGCGGCATCGCGCGAGCGCGCGGACGGAGGCGGCGCGATACCCGTCATCGTGTCGCAGGTGCTGGAACGGACCGTCGCCGACCGCGTCACGGCCATCGGGGATGGCAGGGCGCTGCGATCGGTCACCGTCCGCTCCGAGGCGGTGGGGCGGATCACCGAGATCGCGCTCGAGCCGGGAAGCCGCGTCGAGGCGGGCGACGTGATCGTGCGGCTTGACGACGAGGCCGAGAGCATTGCCGAGGAACGCGCGCGGATCATGCTCGAGAACGCCCGCGACGAGGCGGATCGGATCACCCGTCTCGAAGACACCGGCGCCGTGACCGAGGTGCGCGCCCGCGAGGCCCAGCTGGCCCTCAGGACCGCCGAACTCGAGCTGCGCCAGACACGGTTCGATCTCGAGCAGCGCCGCATCCTCGCGCCGATATCGGGCTGGGTCGGGATCGTCGACGTCGAGGTCGGCGACCGCATCGCGGCACAGGAAGCCATCGTGACCATCACCGACCGGTCGCGCATCCTGATAGATTTCCGTGTTCCCGAGCGGGTGATCGGGCAGATGCGGCCCCGCATGCCGGTCGAGGTTACGCCGCTGGGGATCCGCGATCTGACGTTGCAGGGCGAGATCAGCGCCATCGACACCATCGTCGACCGGGCCAGCAGGACCCTGAGGGTTCAGGGCAGCGTCAACAACGACGAAGACCGGCTTCGCGTCGGCATGGCTTTTTCCGTGGCCCTCACCTTCCCCGGAGAAACCTTGCGCGCCGTCGATCCGCTGGCGCTGCAATGGGCCAGCGATGGTGCCTTCGTCTGGGCTGTGCGCGACGGCGCGGCGCAAAGGGTCAACGTCAGGATCCGCCAGCGCAACAGCGATATCGTGCTTGTCGAGGGCGATCTCGCGCATGGCGAGCTCGTGGTGACGGAAGGCGTGCAGAACCTGCGCCCCGGCGCGCAGGTTGCGATCGAGGGTCAAAGCGAGGCGCGGCAGGTCGGCCTGCCGACCTCCAGGCTCTGA